TATAAGAAGTGGTAGAAAAGCTCCAGCAGGTACCTGTTTTTCCTTGACTAATAACAGGATTGCATTTAAGAGATATTTCATCTGTTATACTATAATCGGGATGTGTTTCTTGAGCATATCCTATAGATAAAAATAGAAACATGCAATTAATAAAAAAGAGTTTTTTCATTTTAGTTATATGATTTGTAGGCAATGAAGGTACAAGAAAATAGATAAAAAAGGAAAACTCAACTTAAAAAAATAAAGCGGCTATTACCAAAAAATTCTAAAGCTAATATTAGGAGTAATCCCTAGTGATAATATATCAGAATTGATCAACTGGTTATTAAGAGAATTTGTTGTTCTAAACTCTCGATTTAGTAAATTCTTTTTATTGTATAAATTTAAAACAGAAAGTCCAATTCTGTATTTTATATTGGGATTATATCCTATTTTAAAATTATAAATAGCAGAGAAATCTAACCTGTGATATTCTGGAAGATTATTACTATTAATCTCATCAAATTCTAAGATTACGATTTCACCACTTTCATCTACTCCAGATACATTAGTATAGGCTTTACCTGTATGCCAAATCCACCCCAGAGAGAACTGAAAATTATTAATTTTATAAAATTGAGACCATTTTACGGTATGTTCAATATTCCAATTACCAGGAAAAGATTCATTGTTATTAATGTCTTCAAATGTATTACGGGTATTGATATAAGAATAACTAACCCAGGTTTTGTAGTTTTTAAACCTTTTTTTTAGAAAAAGATCGATCCCAAAAATTCTACTTTCTCCTACATGGTGAACATTGTCTATGGGGTTAATAAAACCTGCGGTTAATGTAGTGATATCTTCGATTTGTTTATAATACCCATCGATATCCAGGTACCATTTGTTTTTTCTAAAACTGCTTCCCAATGTAAACTGATAACTGCTAATCACGGGAAATTGCTCATTGTTTGCCAATGTCCAAACTTGATTTTCAAGAGATAAGTCACTCACGACAGATTCTTGTATCTGACTGGTTGATTGACTTCTGTATTCTAGACTAGTATTGATTTCCCAGTTTTCGGTAATATATTTTTGAGCAAACACCCGAGGTTCGATATACGTTTTGTCGAGCTCTGCATAAAAATTGAAACGTAATCCAGCAGAAACATAAAAGTTTTTTGGATTATCGAATGTGTATTCTGCATATGCTGCATGTGTATTTAAAAAACGATCATCTTCATCCAGAATTAACTCATAACTTGGGGTTGCAGTAACAAAGGCATATCTAATCGTATTGTTGGATAATTGATAACCTCCAGAAATGTTTTGATATTTTGATAGTTCATAATTTAACCCAAGTTCTGCCCCATAATCCCCAACAGTATTTTTTTTACTTTCGATTTCGGTTATTGCTCCTAGATTTCTGGTGATGAACTGATAATTTAAAAGGTATTTGGTATAATACCCACTTACTTTGGTATTAAAAGTTTTACTGTATGTGTGACTCCATTTAAAATTATACCCTTCATTTTCTGTAGTAAGGTCATCATTAAAGGACTCGATAGCATCACTTCTTCTAAAATCTAAGTCATTTTTACTATAAATCGTGTTAATTTCAATTTTGTCATTATCTGAAGGCTGTAGAATTAAATTCGCATTATAATCTATATAGAAAAAATCGTTATTTTCATTATTAAGGGTAACGGTTTCGGCAATTTTAGTATTCTGAAAAACGCGATCAGAGAGTTGTTTATAGGTAAATGTTTCTAAAACATCGGTATATGATCTTCTTCCTGATACCTGAAGTGATATTTTGTCTCGTATGATAGGAATATGCGCTACTATATCTGCATTGATCATATTAAATCCGGCTCCACCAGAAAAACGTTCTGCAATTTGGTTTTCGGATTTAATATCTACAACTCCTGCAATTCTATCCCCATACTTGGCACTAACTCCACTTTTAGAAAAATTCACCTCTTTAGCTACATATGGGTTAAATGCAGATAGCATACCAAATAAATGTCCCTGATGGTAGGTTTTTATACCATTCCATAGTACCAGGTTTTGATTAGGAGAACTTCCTCTTACAAATAACCCAGAAGCAGTCTCAAAAGGATTGTTAACACCAGGAGTGAGTTGTATAGTTTGTAATATATCTGGCTCTGTACGCCCAGGAAGAATTTCTACATTATTTAAATCAATATGAATTATTTCTTTGTTTTGGGTAATTCCTTTGGCTAAATACTCCTGAATAAAAACTTCGTCCAAAATTTCTTCATGCGCATTGGTAAGATATATTTTAATACACTCGTCGGTTAAAAACGATTTAGAATTCAAAACCCTTTGGCGAAATCCCGGAGCGCTAATTAAAATAACCGAGTTGTATGGTACCTGATTACTTTTAAAATAACCCGTGTTATCGGTAGTTACATTAGTGCGATTAGCTTTAAAAAAAACTCCTATATCCTTAAGAGGCTTTTGCTCTTTATCTAAAATATATCCACAAACAGAAATAATATCTCTTTTATTTAAAACACTAATGGTAACGAAGTTTTCACCAGTGATTTTAAACTGTAGTTTCGTTTGTTGTTGTAGTTTTTTTATTAAATCTTCTAGAGAGAGTTGAGGATTTAGAGTTATAGAAATATTTTTATCCTTTATAAAAGTATCGATGTAAGAAAACTTAAGACTATAAAATGCTTCAATTATAGGGATTACTTCGGGGAGTGGTTTATTATTGATAGTAACAACTTTTGCTTCTTCCTGGGAAGAAACAGATATGCTACATAAGAAAATACATACACATAGAAGTCTTATCATTCTACTATTTTTCTAATACCACAGTCTTGCTATCTTTCGATACGCTATACTTCATGCCTAAGGTACTAAAAACTGTTCTAAGAGCAACTTCCTTATTATTATTAGGGAAAGTTCCTGTATATATAGTTTCGAGATTTATCTCTGTTGTTTTAATTTTTAAATCATATTGCTCTTCAAGCTCCTTAAATACGTATTTGATAGGTGTACTTCTAAACGAGCTTGTATTACTAAGCCAAGAAGGCTCTCTGATATCAAAAACCCAGCTTTCTGGCTCGGTGTTTTCAAGATTTCTATATCCTTTTCCTACTGTTAGGATTTTTTTATTTCCCTTATTAGTAACACTAACTTTACCTTCATAACAAGTAACTTCAAAAAAAGAATTTTGGGATTGCACATTAAATTGGGTTCCTAATACAGAAACTTCTCCGTTTTCAGTAGTAACAGTGAATTTACTTCCTTTTTTTACTTTAAAAAAGGCTTCTCCTTCTAAGGTTACCATTCTGTTTTCTTTCCAGTTTTCTTTGTCAAAACTTGCTAAAGATCTAGCATTTAGAATCATTTCTGATCCATCTGGTAATGTTACAGATAATTGTTCTCCAAAATTCGTACTGAAAGACTCATTGGGATTAAATAAAAAGATCCCCAGAATAATTGCAATCGAAGCGGCAACCGCAATATAAGGCCATAATTTTATAACCGAATTAGATTTTTCTTTTGCTGTATAACTCGATTTTGATTTTAAAGCAGAAAGTTCTTTTTCTACATCATAATCTTTTAGATTCAAAGCATCAGCGCCAGCCATTATTTTTACATAATACTCATACTCAGGGTGGGATTTAAACTCACGAAGTTCCTCTTCAGAAAGCTCTCCGCTAATCCACCTGGATAAGAATATATCATCTTTTTTATCGTCTAACATAACTTCGGCATATAATATGTGAACGTTTTATTTTTAAATTACCCTACCTCTTTGTATTAAAAAGTTTTTTAGGTTAACTAGATTTCCTTTAAATATTTCCTATTTTTCCTCTTAGTGTTAATAATGCTTTATGCATCAATTTTTCTATAGCTTTTACAGAAACATTCGATAGCTCTGCAATTTCTTTATATGTTTTTTTATCTATTCGACTTAGCAAAAACACTTCTCTTTGGCGTTCTGGTAAATCGGCAATTGCATTTTTTAATTTTTCCATATACTCTTTCTCAAGAGCGATAAATTCTGGGGACTCGTGGTTGACATCTGTTTTACGTTGTGTAATATAATCTCTGTATTTAAACTTTACTTTTTGATGTCGTGTAATGCTAATACCAAGATTGGTCGCGATAGTATAAACATAACTTTTGGCCTTATCTATAGATACTTTAGAACAATTATTCCAGAGTTTAATAAATGCATCCTGAACAATATCTTCTGCCTGTTCGAGATCTCCAAATTTGTAATAAATATAATTCCTCAAAAGTTTAGAATTACTCTTGAAGAACTTGTCAAAGACTTGCTCGTTACATGTAGAATTATTGTTGTCAGACATTTAGGGGAATAAAAATATATTTTCAAATCTAGATTTTTTTTTCAAGCTATCAAAGAATAAAAAATGAAAGTATGGGGGTAGGGTAATTTTTTTTTAAGCCGTTTCACTTTAAGAGAGGTTTAAAAAGCTTCTGAAGAAAATTTAGTAACCCCTAAAATTATTTACGATGAAAAAACTTGGTATTTGGTATACGTTAATACTTACACTTGTATTAGGATTTACCTCTTGTGAAACTGAAGATTTTAATAGTGATCCAGAGGTCGAGATTGTTATTGATAACAAAGAAGGAAGTGCGGTTTATAGTTTTGAAGCTAAGACAAGCGGGATTGACAATGGTGCACAGACGATTTGGTCTGTAGATGGAAATGATATTGAAGGAGAAGATGAAGAAAATATTATTAATCAGATCTTAGATTACCTGTTTGAGCCTGGTAAACATACCATTTGTGTTAGAATTATAACCGAACAAAGAACAATAGAAGCCTGCACTGATATAGAGGTAGAGGTAGACGAAAATAATCCTTGTCCCGATTTGTTTTTTAGAAGTAAGCATTATCAAGGACGATCTACTTATAAGTTTTATGCAAATTTTAGAGGAATTAATGAAGTGTCTTATGGATGGTATATTAATGATAGATTGGTAGAAGATTCTGCACCTGATGAAGATAATTATTTGATTTGGGATTTTAAAGAACCGGGAAGATATGAAGTGTGTATAAAAACAGAAACGCCAAATTGCCCAGAAGGAGTTTCTTATTGTAAAGTTATAGAAGTAGAAGAATCAAATTTGGTTTGCCCAGAAGTTTCTTTTACAAAAGAAACAGAACCAGGAACGGTAGGGACGTATACTTTTGGAGCCAAGATAGAAGGTGTAGATGAGGTAAGCCAAATACTATGGTATGTTGATGGAAAGGTTGTTGAATCACCAAAAAATGATCCACAGGCAGGAAATAGAACTCTTGTATATCAATTTAATTCTGGAGTTCATGAAGTGTGCTTAAAAGTGATTACACCAGATTGCCCAGAGGGAGTAAAATATTGTAAAGAGATAAGAGTAGGGGATTGTCCGGATCTGTTCTTTGAACCAGAGCGAGATGGCGATAAAGCTGCATATTATTTTTATCCTCGTGCATTCGAAGGAATCGATGACGTTACTCTAGAGTGGTTTGTTGACGGAAAATATGTAGGTAAATCACCAGAATTCCCTCATAACAACCCATTTTATCACGAATTTGATGGACCAGGGAGATATGAAGTGTGCTTAATGATAGAAACTCCAGAATGCCCTGGCGGAACATCATTCTGTAAGGTTATAGAATTTGAATAATTGCTTGATTTTCTATTCGTTTCTAATAAAAAGAATAGAATACAAAATATGATAAGTTAGTTAGGTTAGATTAATTAGGTTGATTCCCCGGGAGCGAGGCCATGCTTTTGGGGAATCTTTATTTATAGGATTAAGATGTAGTATGATTTTTAGTTCCTGAAAATAACTAATTGATCACAATGCTTAACATAAGAATTAGAAAGAACGACACATTAAGTAGAGTAGTTTTTATATTGTCTTCTAAATCATCCCATTTTGAGCGAAGTCACTTGTTTTTGATACATCTTCTTTTATCCAGAGAAAACTCCTTTAGATTTATATTTAATGTTCTAATAAGACCTAATTTGATCGAAGAATAGAAAGCCACAGAATGTAAAATGAGGGAATATCGTTGTAGATAATTTAGCAATTGTAATATTGATGTAAAAAAATAGGGATGAGATTTTATATCTCACCCCTATACATTATGTTAATAATTATCTGAAATATTGACTAGTTCAAATCCCAGAAAAGTTTTGTTTCTGCAAGATCACCACCTATTGCAGTAGAACCAGTGGTCCAATTAGTAGGATTTAAAGTCTGCTCAATAACAGGATATGTATATCTGTTTGGGAAGCCAGACTTAGGTTTGTCAGGAGTGGCTAATATTGGGAAATCTAAAAGTCTGATTGAAGTCCAGGCTTCTATACCTCTATTAAATAAGGCTATCCATTTTTGATTACCGATTACTTCTTTCCAAGGGGTTGTAGCAGTACTTGCAGCCAAAGCAGTATCGTAATCAACTTCTGGTTGAGCAAGATAGGTTAAGGCATCTGCATTTGTTCCTCCCCAACTTTCTATTGATTCTACTACAGCAATATCATAGTGACTTTTTGCTGTTCCGCCCACTGCAAAAGTTCTCGCAGCAGCTTCGGCCAATAAAAACTCAACTTCTGCATAATCTAAAATTATACCGGGAGTTGTAGCTGCTTCTACCTGAGCGGATACGTGAGAATGCGAATCATAATCCGAGGTCATACCAATACCTCCTCCAATATAGTTGCCAGTTCCAGGTACTTCTAAAAAGTATAAGGGTCTTCTGGGATCATTTAATGTATTCATCATATCTATAATTGTAACTGCAGCAACAAAATCATTTCTTCCACTCAAAACTAAATTATTATGAATAGGATTTGTGTTAGGAGCTGCTGCTAAATATGTGAAATTAGCATTATCGGCTCTACTGGTAAATACGCCACTTGTCACAGCATCTTCTACTGTAGTTCTAGCAAATGCATTATCTACATCAGATAGTAAAATACCCATTCTTAGTTTTAAGGAAGCAGCAAATTTTTTCCATAGCGATGTATCACCACTATAAATATTATCGGCTGCTCCAAAACTTCCTTTGCTCGTATCTAAGGCATCGATAGCAATAGAAAGTCTTCCTATAAGATCTTTATAAATCGTCTCACCATCATCATATACTGGTAATAAATCATCAATATCTAAAGCTTCTGTGTAGGGAACATTTCCAAAAGTTTCTACTAAGATACTATAGGTATAAACGGTTAATATTTCTATTACCTGAAGTTTATTGGCTTTAGTTTCAATATCAGCAGGTAGTGAATATTGCGTTTCTGCAATAATCTTTGCAGCTTCGTCAAAATCTTTTAAAACATCTTTATAAAGAACACTCCAATGTGTAGCAGGAATGGTTCTTGTTACTTGATCATATTGGCTTTCTTGTAAATATGTTGTTTCCTGTAAATATTGCGCCCAAAGCTTCGTGTTATTATTGTTCACGTTTAGATCGACCATTTGGTCAACCAAGTTCTTCTGTGCACCTGTAAATAAAGTTTCACCCGGAACAGAAGATGGATCTTTAATATTCTCATTCAGACTCTCGAGATTATCTGAACAAGATGCTATAATTACTGCTGTAATTAGAATTAATAATTTTTTCATCTTTGCTATTTTTTAAAATTGTAATTTTAAGTTGAAACCTATGTCTCTAGTTGTTGGTAAAGGTCCAGTAGAATATCCTTGTAAATTACCAGAGCTTAAACCTCCTTCAGGATCTTCATGAGGAATATTTTTATCAATAATCCAAAGATTAGAACCAATTACACTAAAAGATACATCACTTAAAAAGGTGCGGTCAATTATTTTTTTAGGAAAAGTATATGTTAGAGAAACTTCTCGTAATTTTATATAACTAGCGTCGTAAACGAAAGCCGAGTCAGGAAAACCTCCATCCGATCCAAAAAGAGTATATTCATCTCCTGGAAGTCTTGTGGTATTTGGAGAACCATCAGCGGTAACACCTGGATTAATAAAGCCTCCACCATCTGCTAAGGTGTTTCTTACAGGGTTTCCAAGATCATTTATAAAAGCAGTTTCAGCATATAAACCAGTACCTAAACCATAGTATTGATCCAAAGAGAATATATCTCCACCTTTCTGAATGTCAATTAAAAAGCTAAAAGCAATATTTTTATAGTTAAACTTATTAGAAATACCCATTAACCATTCTGGGTTTGTATCACCAATTACATTGTTAGATGCAGTAGTTTTTTCATAGTATCCATCAGCGTCAACAATTCTCTGACCATTTAAATAAGTATAATCAGTACCGTAAATAACTCCATAAGGTTGTCCTATAGTAGCATTTATTGTTATGCCTCCCTGAAAATCACCTAGTTGTAAGTTTTCGATACCGTCTTCTAAGGAAATTACTTTATTTTCATTTTTAGACCAGTTTACATTCACATCCCAGCTAAAGTTTTGTGTTTGTACAGGAGTTCCGTATACAGATAACTCAATACCTTTGTTTTCAATTTCTCCTGCATTTAATATTTTAGAAGTGTATCCTGTTCCTCTACTTACAGGTACTCCAAAAATTTGATCTATAGAGTTGTTTATATAATATGCGATGTCAAACCCAAGTCTACTTTGTAAAAGTTTCATCTCTAAACCAAGCTCTGTACTTGTTGTTCTTTCAGGTTTTAAATTTGGATTCTTTTTTACATTACCAACTGAAGTGCTTGCACTTCCAATAGGTGTATTTACAATATAGCTATCATATAAAAAGTCAAAAGGAGCACTGTTACCCACTTCTGCATAATTTGCTCTGATCTTACCGAATGAAATAATATCTGTATTTAAAAGATTAGAAAAAACAAAACTACCTGCAATGGATGGATAATAGAATGTACTATTATCTTTAGGTAGTGTTGAAGAATGATCTCTTCTTATTGTACCATCCAAAAATAACATGTTTTTATATCCTAAAGATACACTAGCATACACGCCGTCTACTCCAATTTTTTCATCTCTTTCAACTGGTAAAGGAAGAGGGCCTTTACTGTTTTGTAAAGAATATAACCTAGGTACACTCAATCCACCACTGGTAGATGCATAAATAGATTGAAAATGATTTCTTCTGATATTAGTTCCTAGAGTTCCTTTAATGTTAAATTCGTCGCTTAAATTTTTGTTGAAATTAAACATTAAATCATAGTTGGTCTCTGTGTTTTGAATATCTCTTCTTCCGTAACCAGAATCTACGTTACCTCTACTAACTCCAAAACGAGTAGGAACACTACCATTTGCTCTTCTTTCCTCTTGCAATTCAGAATATGTATCTGTAGCAACTCTACCGGTAATATCAAACCAATCTGTTACTTTGTAATTTAAAGAAACGTTACCTAAGAAACGATTTCTCGTATCGGTTTGGTAATTTTCATATCGTTTCCAATATGGGTTATCCCAATAAATAGGAGCAGAACCTGCATTAGCAGAGGCGGGGTTCCAAGTTACATTTCTTCTTGTAGCAAAATAGATGTTTTCTTGTTGTTTTAGATCAACATTGGTTTGCCACCATTGTTTAAACATACTGGTGATATTATCGTTATACCCTGTAGAGTTACGACCTAAACCATCTGTTTTGATATAATTTGCATAACCTGTGGCTGTTAATTTATCACTAAGTTTAAAGCTTCCGCTCATAGAAAAATTATGCTTCTTTATAGAGCTGTTAGGCATTATCCCAGTTTGATCAAACTTAGTATAATTTAACCTATAAGAACCTTGATCAGTTCCTTTATCAAATGATAGAGAATTTATAATGGTTATTGGAGTTTCGAAAAAGGTAATAGGGCCATTCTTTGCATTTACCCAAGGAGTAGCTATTCTATAATTAGGAGAATCGGGATCTAAAGCATCCCATTGGTATACTAATAAGCTAGAATCAAACGGAGATCCATAAGAAGCATCATGGCTATATCTAACTGTTCTATCATCTGCTGTACCATCACCAAGAATGTCTCGTTGATAAAAACCTGAACTATAACCTGCACCATATTGCGTTTGATATTTTGCAAATGTACTTTTATCAATAGATCCAAATGTCATTCCAGAACTTACAGTGATACCTAATCCCTTAGATTTCCCTCCTTTTTTAGTAGTAATCATAATTACTCCATTTGCGGCTCTTGACCCATAAAGGGCAGATGCAGCTGCTCCTTTTAAAACATTTATAGATTCTATATCTTCAGGATTAATATCTGATGCTGCATTTCCATAATCATAATACCCACCTCGAGCATTTGCCTGACCTACAGAATTACTATTTGTATTATTGATAGGAACCCCATCAATGACAAATAAAGCCTGATTACTTCCTGTTAAAGAAGCGTTACCTCTAATAACAACATTGGTAGATCCTCCTAAGTTATTATTTCTTTTAATTTGAAGACCAGAAGCTTTACCAGAAAGAGAGTTTACAAAATTTGCAGTCTTCACTCTGTTTAAATCTTCTCCGTCAACCTCTTGTGTAGAATATCCCAGAGATTTTTTATCTCTAGAAATACCAAGTGCAGTAACTACTATTTCTTCTAATTGAGAAGCGGTGACTTCTAATTGTACATTAATAGTTTTTTGGGTACCGACAACAACTTCTTGATCGGCAAAACCAAGATAACTGAATACAAGAGTACTCCCTTCTGAAGCTTGTAACGAATACATCCCATCAAAGTCTGTTTGAGTTCCACTGTTGCTGCCCTTTACGATAATGTTTACACCAGGTAAAGGTGTGCCACCATCGTCTGTGACCTTACCTGTAATAGGGGTCTCTTGCGCAACAGAAAATTGCGTCACTAATACTGTTAAAAGTATTAGCATGTTTTTAGTTAATAATTTCATTATTGCATGTTAATTTTTGTTAGTAAGCAAGGTTATTAAGAATATTTAGAGGAGAATAGTGATAGTAATTTTTTAACAAAAGATTAACCTCAAATTTGTAAGGGTAATTATTTGAAACGACTAAATAAGATTTTTATCTATTTGTGAAGAAATTTTAGATCGTTTTAAACTCTATAACTTTATAGAACGATGAATATCGAATATTGTGATTTAAGACCCAATGTTTTTTTATAATAATACAGGTAAATTAAAATTTATCGAGTTGTTTTATTATTTTTAAATATGTTAGATGTATTTAGATAGTCTTTTGATTCTAATTTTATTTTATATACATTCATCCATATTAAATAGAGAAATGGGGTAGGGTAAATGAGTTTGTAAACGTTATAAATATATCTAGAACAGTTTAATATTGAATAAATTAAGTACATATTGCAAAGGTTTTATACTCGCATTGGTAATGTTTACATACTCTTGTGTAAATGATGACTCTTTTTTTCCTGATAGTATAGATGCTAAGATTACATCTACAACAACAATAGTATCTATCCTTAATGATATAAAAACAAGAAATTCGATAGTAAACGAAGAAGATCTGTGTTTTACTTTTAAATACCCATTAATATTTGGATATAATACAGATTCGACCATACGAGTTGATGACTATCAAGGGTTACTTGGAGTAATTTCTGGACAAAGCGCAAATTTTAATATAACCGGGCTGCAATTTCCTGTTCAGATCATGTTTAAAGGAGCCAATAGTACAATTCTTGTAGAGAATGAAGATACTTTGATTAATGTGCTTAGAGAATGTGAGATAAAAACGTTTAGAGACGTTTTTAATCATTTATATAGGCAATGTTTTAAGTTTGAATATCCTATTGTTCTAAACGATAAAGACAATAAAGAAGTAGATATTGATACAGAGGAAAGCTTTAGTCGTTTTCTTGTAGATCAAGGTGCTAATTATCAACCAGATTTTAAGTTTCCAATATCGATATTAGTTACTCCTGACCTTAAACCGACACGGATATCAACATATTATGAATTTTATGAAATTATAAATAATTGCATTGGATGTCCTGCAATACGATTTGAAATCCAACCTTTACAAGAGAATGAGTATAGGTTTATTCCAGATATTGAGATTATGGAAGGATATCAATTGTTTTTCAAAATCAATGGAGAAGTGATTACCGATCAGGTTATTGATGGAAACCCATTTACAAGACAATTCACCCCAGGAACATATGAAACGTGTATAAAAGTAATTACGACTAACTGTCTTAAAGGAACAATTGCTTGTAAAGAAATTGTAGTAGAGCCTATTTGTCCCGTTGTTACATTTACTAATGAACGGGTTACAGGTACAAATACATATAAATTTAACCCCTCTGTTACGGGAGTGAGTAATGATGTTACTATAGGTTGGTATGTAAATGAAGTTTTTATCGAAAACTCATTGTTAAGTGCCGGGATAGTAGAACTAGATTTGGATCAAGGTACAAATAATGTATGTGCAAAAGTGATAACTCCAAATTGCCCCAATGGGCAAAAGTTTTGTGATGAAGTAGTTGTTCCCTAACTACCTTTTATAGTGTTAATGACAGAGCGTTAAATAGTATATGTCTTAACTTTAAAATCCTTTTCTTTTATCGAGTATAGAACACGATATTTTTGATAATTTTGCGATAAACAAAATGAAGTCATGAAATATCACACCAGAAAAATTGTAAAACCAGGCGATTTAAATTCTAATGAGACGTTATTTGGAGGTAGATTATTAGAATGGATAGATGAAGAAGCGGCATTGTATGCAATTATACAATTACAAAATAGAAGGGTAGTGACCAAATTTATGTCTGAAATCAATTTTGTAAGCTCTGCGGTACAAGGTGATATTATTGAAATAGGAATGGATGTCGTGAAATTTGGAAATACTTCTTTAATTCTTAAATGTGAAGTGAGGAATAAATTAACACGCAAAACAATTATTAAGGTAGAAAATATAACGGTGGTTAATCTTGATGTCAATGGAAAACCAGTGTCACACGGTAAAACTAAGGTTGTACACGAAAAAAAAGAACTACCTCAGAACTAGTTTTTTGACTAATACTTTACCTAATTCATCATTGAGGTTGTCTATTATTTTTTGTCTGCCATAACTAAGTTCTTCTCTTAATACAGATGATGTAAGTTCTACATACACAGTTTCTCTTTCAAGTTTAATATTTCGAGTATACTTTGTTATTGCAGGGCCCATTATT
The sequence above is a segment of the Aquimarina spinulae genome. Coding sequences within it:
- a CDS encoding SusC/RagA family TonB-linked outer membrane protein; the encoded protein is MKLLTKNMLILLTVLVTQFSVAQETPITGKVTDDGGTPLPGVNIIVKGSNSGTQTDFDGMYSLQASEGSTLVFSYLGFADQEVVVGTQKTINVQLEVTASQLEEIVVTALGISRDKKSLGYSTQEVDGEDLNRVKTANFVNSLSGKASGLQIKRNNNLGGSTNVVIRGNASLTGSNQALFVIDGVPINNTNSNSVGQANARGGYYDYGNAASDINPEDIESINVLKGAAASALYGSRAANGVIMITTKKGGKSKGLGITVSSGMTFGSIDKSTFAKYQTQYGAGYSSGFYQRDILGDGTADDRTVRYSHDASYGSPFDSSLLVYQWDALDPDSPNYRIATPWVNAKNGPITFFETPITIINSLSFDKGTDQGSYRLNYTKFDQTGIMPNSSIKKHNFSMSGSFKLSDKLTATGYANYIKTDGLGRNSTGYNDNITSMFKQWWQTNVDLKQQENIYFATRRNVTWNPASANAGSAPIYWDNPYWKRYENYQTDTRNRFLGNVSLNYKVTDWFDITGRVATDTYSELQEERRANGSVPTRFGVSRGNVDSGYGRRDIQNTETNYDLMFNFNKNLSDEFNIKGTLGTNIRRNHFQSIYASTSGGLSVPRLYSLQNSKGPLPLPVERDEKIGVDGVYASVSLGYKNMLFLDGTIRRDHSSTLPKDNSTFYYPSIAGSFVFSNLLNTDIISFGKIRANYAEVGNSAPFDFLYDSYIVNTPIGSASTSVGNVKKNPNLKPERTTSTELGLEMKLLQSRLGFDIAYYINNSIDQIFGVPVSRGTGYTSKILNAGEIENKGIELSVYGTPVQTQNFSWDVNVNWSKNENKVISLEDGIENLQLGDFQGGITINATIGQPYGVIYGTDYTYLNGQRIVDADGYYEKTTASNNVIGDTNPEWLMGISNKFNYKNIAFSFLIDIQKGGDIFSLDQYYGLGTGLYAETAFINDLGNPVRNTLADGGGFINPGVTADGSPNTTRLPGDEYTLFGSDGGFPDSAFVYDASYIKLREVSLTYTFPKKIIDRTFLSDVSFSVIGSNLWIIDKNIPHEDPEGGLSSGNLQGYSTGPLPTTRDIGFNLKLQF
- a CDS encoding acyl-CoA thioesterase, with the protein product MKYHTRKIVKPGDLNSNETLFGGRLLEWIDEEAALYAIIQLQNRRVVTKFMSEINFVSSAVQGDIIEIGMDVVKFGNTSLILKCEVRNKLTRKTIIKVENITVVNLDVNGKPVSHGKTKVVHEKKELPQN
- a CDS encoding DUF721 domain-containing protein: MAKRHQEHQSMEEVLKSFVSDNNLQKGLDKVAVRDVWEKIMGPAITKYTRNIKLERETVYVELTSSVLREELSYGRQKIIDNLNDELGKVLVKKLVLR